The genomic segment AAACCCTGGAGCAGCGCCTCGCCGAGGAGCTCCCTGACATCGCCTACCCCGACGGGGACGGCATCGGCGACTCCCGGGACACCGACGGCGAGCCCTTGGACAACGAGGTGGGAGACCTCCGCTCCGGCCGTCTCGTCGCCCCCGACGAGGGCTCGCACGAGGACGAGGAGAGCGGGCTGATCGCCACCGACGTGGGCATCGACGGGGCGGCCGCCTCCGCCGAGGAAGCGGCGATGCACATCGTGGACGAGG from the Streptomyces sp. NBC_00310 genome contains:
- a CDS encoding DUF5709 domain-containing protein; translated protein: MDRAGGWGDDVYQPDGSEIQDDAGLLDAEDTLVADGVTDPLDRGWSPPERPWAVEHTGVTAAERLRGETLEQRLAEELPDIAYPDGDGIGDSRDTDGEPLDNEVGDLRSGRLVAPDEGSHEDEESGLIATDVGIDGAAASAEEAAMHIVDEESQPG